A window of Glycine soja cultivar W05 chromosome 2, ASM419377v2, whole genome shotgun sequence genomic DNA:
CATTCCTGAGGCAAAACATCTTTTATAATATTGGGATCTCTAAAAGCATAGGCACAAGTAGATATTTGGGTCTACCATCTGTCATTGGAAAAAAGAAGCAAATTTTCGGGTTCATCAAGGAGAGACTTTGGAAGTGTATCAACCACTACTCTAAGCATTTGTCTAAAGCAGGGAAAGAAATTCTCGTCAAATTAGTAGCTCAATATATACCATCGTACTATATGAGTGTTTTCCTCCTTCTGGCTGCCTTAGAAGATGAACTCTAGAAAATGATGAACAACTTTTGGTGGGATTCAAAGGGTCAATCATCAAAGGGCATCAACTAGCTAAATTGTGATAAGATATCCATGAATAAAGAATTTGGAGGTATGAGATTTAGAaacctttgttctttttatcttGTTATGCTAAGGAATCAAGGTTGGAGATTCATATCCAACTAAGATACTATGGTTTTTAAAGTCTTcaaagcaaaactataaacattTGGAGGGATCAATGGTAGGACAAAACTGTTATTTCCATTACACCACCATTCGGATTAGAGCATCTCAAGGTTAGTAACATAATTGATCCTTCTTCTCATACATGGAATCTGAACCTCATCACCAATATCTTCAACCAAGAAGATATTGACTCTTTCAAAGCCACACCATTGTTGAACCTGGGTGATGATGACAAATTGTTTTGGAAATTCACTCCTATTGACGCTTATAGTGTTCGTTCTGCTATCATTGTCTTATAGATACCATCCTAGACAATGATCATTTAAAAGTTAATGGGAGTTGGAtgaaaatttggaagttggatGTTCCACCTAGAGTGAGATATTTGCTTTGGAGAGCACCTAAAGGATGCTTACCTATAAGGAAAAGGCTCATTTTGAAAGGAGTTTAATGTCCTTACAATTGTTGTCATTGTTTGAACCACTTGGAGAATGAATgacatatttttgttgtgtgATAGAGCCCAAGATTTCTGGAAATGCATAGGTCTCTTCAACAAAATTCACTTATTAGTGTTTTCCTCAAAAGGTTTTTGTGAACTAATTTTCAACCTCCTTTAAACTcaaacagaaaaacaaaacaatgagaTGATTATTACCTTATGGATCATATGAAAATCGTgaaatcaaaagatttgggagaACATGGAGCCTAGACTAGATACGGCTTTCAACCAAGCCATGGGGTATTTTGTAGAATGTCTATTAGTCAAAACTAAAAACTAGGATTCAGTACAAGATCTACCTCGAACAACAATCTCATGGTCTCCTCCCCACATGACTACACCAAGTGTAATCTCGATGCAATGATATTCATAGACCAAACCTCCTTTGGAGTAGGTATGTGCCTTCGTGATAACAATGATACTTTCATTCAAGCACATTATGTTCTGTTTCATGGTATCCTTAGACATGCAGTAGCTGAAGTAATAGCCCTTCATAAGAGCATTGAGTGGATTCAGTCAATGAACCTTAGCTATGTGATCTTCAAAACTAATTGTAAGATAATAAAAGACTACTTGAGTTCAagtaaaaaataggatttttaaattttaattctattctTATAAGTTATTATCGCAATTATTCTATCGTATCAAACTCAAAAGTAAATTTTGTTAAGAGACAAATAAACTTAAGACTTGTAAGTTTGTAAAAACATCAAAGTTAAATAGACGTTGACACTCATGATTACCATTGTATTCCTCTATCATGTTTTCTCTTCTATCATTGACAAAATGAAATAGCTACacttcctctaaaaaaaaacattctagtCAATGTAAAAATTCCGTCAAACAATCctcctttaaaaataaatacgcAATAGGCGCACGGGAGCAGTATGAAGACTCGCACACAGAAGATTGTCCCACCCACCAAATATCTCCTCGATTTCCATTTTCTATTCTCATAAAACTCTAAACCCCGAATTTCAGTGTCGTAGGGTTTCGCTTTCCATTTTCTCACCACACCATGTTAACCGCAGTCCTCAGAAGAACCAGTTCCACCCTCTCAAGGCGCGGTTTCCCCGCCGCCTTAATCTCTGCCTCCACCGCCACCGCCACCGCCACCGCCGGCAACCACTTCCGGCTACTCTCCGCTGCCGTCAATTCCAGAACCTTCCACTCCAACCCTGGCCCCTTGAATTTCCGCGCCTCTTCATGTCACCGCGCGGAATACGCCGTGGACGATTTCCCTTACGAAGAAGGGTCCAAAGGAAACGCCGACGAAGGCCTCGAGATCGCGAAGCTCGGAATTTCGCAGGATATTGTCTCCGCTTTGGCCAAGAAAGGCATCACCAAGCTCTTCCCCATTCAGGTTTGCTTTGCTTCCTCTGGTTTATTCTTTGATGCAAAATATGATCCGTGGTTGATAATTATCGATGTGtagtgttgatgttgataacttcgagattgttattttttaattaattaattaatttttagaggGCTGTGTTGGAACCTGCTATGCAAGGTCGTGATATGATTGGTCGAGCTAGAACTGGAACTGGGAAGACTCTTGCTTTTGGGATACCCATCATGGATAAGGTCATTCAGTTTAATGCTAAGCATGGGTtagttctatttttcttttttcttgttttgataTCGTGATGCTTATTTTTCGCTATTACTTGAATTTGTAACTTGTTTCTCTGCGTGAGTTGAAGGTGGACTAGGTAATTGATGTTGGTGTGGATGGAATCAtggaaaaaattgatttgtttttttaactgtACAAGTTTTTTTGTGGTTGATGTGGCAGGCGGGGGAGGGATCCTTTGGCTTTGGTGTTGGCTCCGACCAGAGAGCTTGCGCGACAGGTTGAATCAGAGTTCTGTGAGTCGGCACCTAATTTGGATACAATTTGTGTTTATGGGGGTACACCCATTTCTCAGCAGATGAGGCAGCTTGATTATGGGGTTGATATTGCTGTGGGGACGCCTGGTCGGATTATTGACCTTCTCAACAGAGGTGCGCTAAATTTGAAGGATGTTCAGTTTGTTGTTCTTGATGAAGCTGATCAGATGCTTCAGGTGGGCTTTCAGGAAGACGTGGAGAAGATCTTGGAGAGGTTGCCCCCAAAACGTCAGACTCTTATGTTCTCTGCAACAATGCCATCTTGGATAAAGCAGATTTCGCGCAATTACTTGAATAATCCCCTAACCATTGATCTTGTGAGTATCAAGTTCTATTTTAGGCTCTTGGAGAATGCCTTTAAGCTGTTGCAATTCTGAGATATCGTTTAGTTAACTGGAATATGactcctctaaaaaaaataatgtagaaACTCAACCTAGTAGATTAAGTTATAGGGCACATGAACCTCATTGGGTAATAAGTTTATAATATCTAAATGTACATATAGTTTGTGCATGTGTGCGCAAGCTAGCACATGGTAGTTACTTTTTAATTGGAAACTTATTGGTGCTGTAGGTTGGAGATTCTGATCAGAAATTGGCAGATGGAATTTCACTGTACTCCATTGCAACTGATTTGTATGTTAAAGCGGGAATTCTTGCACCTCTAATAACAGTATGCCTTCTGAAGTCATCATTTATTGATTGCTAGTTCTTCTGATTAATGATTGTTACTATCATTACCGTTTCATCATAAGAAgtaggttttaaaaaattattatattatttttctatagtTTTTAGAGGGTGAGCCTTGGCCCAATGGTAGGGTTGGTGCCTTATGACTTGGAGGTCACTGGTACAAATTCTAGAAACAGCCTTTCCGCTTGTGGTGGTAAGGCTGTGCGCATCTACGCTCCTTAGACCCAACTAGGTAGTAGCCTTGTGCACTGGATCACCCTTTTATATATTAAGGGTTCACTatctttttagttcctaaacttTATAGGATTTCTGATTTTAATCCCAGAACATTTTTTTACTGCTTTTAGTCTCTTACCTTTTTTTCCGTTCTgacttttagtaaaaataaggaCGGCAAAATGTTGAGTGACTAAAAGTAAGGACAGAAAAAAGTCAATGTACGTTACCAGTAAAACAAAGTTcaggactaaaaacaaaaatcctcaaaagtttagggactaaaaagataGTAGACcctatttttaattagaaaaactaGTTAAGGAAGCTTTTTGTTAAAGGATTTTTTGTCTCTCCTAAAGATATGTCGTTTGTTAGGAACATGCAAAAGGAGGAAAGTGTATTGTTTTCACTCAAACAAAACGTGATGCTGATCGATTATCGTATGCCATGGCAAGAAGTGTTAAATGTGAGGCTTTGCATGGAGACATATCACAAGCTCAAAGGGAGAAAACTCTTGCTGGCTTCAGAAATGGCCATTTTAATGTTTTAGTGGCAACTGATGTTGCCTCACGTGGGCTTGATATACCTAATGTTGATCTTGTGAGttccattttacttttttatttctttgaaatAGTCAAGTTGGCTGATCTATTGGAATTATGTTTATTGTTAATTGAATAGCAAGAAAAACTCTTATTCTCCTACTTATCAGTTATTATTACCGTTTCTTCTCAATGtgatattcattaattatgtaAGGACAAGGTATGCACATGATAACTCACTTGTCTCTGATTGATCAGTGATTACTTTTAAgaattttctctaatttttagaGTGGGATTCTCTACATTTCCGACTTgcatttattttcattagatGTTCTGGCCATAGCTAGTTGTTGAAATCAATTAATAGCTTCTGATACTTATGATGCTGCATTTCCTCATAATTTGTTTGAGCAAATCTGCTTTACAAAACAAATGATGCATTTTCAAAAGCTGGGCTGTACTCTTTCTGTGTATTGATGATATTATTAGGTATGTTTCCTGTTTCCATATAGCACAAGATATTTGAGCATCTGATCATTCATTCTTATCTTCTTTCACAGCTTTAAATTGGGAACATTTTGTAACAGATGCTCAGTTCTTACATTTTAGCAATGCTTTAGGTCTCGCCACTGTTCTGTTCATGGTTCTATAAATTTTGGACCTCacagattttattttgttgtttgacGTGTTGTTGTTTCGTATTTTGCAGTCGTTATCAGTGTTCTATCCTTTGCTTTGTTTAATATGTCATGTGCATATGCAAATACTTTCATATAGACAATATTGTTACCatgttattcaattttttatgtgaAGTTTTAACTTGGTTTCCTTCTATAGGTAATACATTATGATCTTCCCAACAATTCAGAGATATTTGTTCATCGTTCTGGACGAACAGGTCGTGCTGGTAAGAAAGGAACTGCAATTCTTGTGTATACAGAAGATCAATCGAGGGCTGTTAAGCTTATAGAGCGTGATGTAGGCAGTAGATTTTCAGAGGTGATCTCCTGGCATCCTCTCAATTTCTGCCTTTTTTACTGGAAGTTGTAGCTTGttaattactaattttcttATCATTGAAATTGAGGctaatctatttttaattactaacaAGGATAGACAACCGCCTGCCTTAAATCCCATCATTCCCATGCACAATGAGATTTAAACCTGTGAAATCCCAAGTTATAGCAGTTGATGTTGAACAATTAGAGTTCCCATACAGAGACTTGCCCAAATAGTTTATTATTAGTTTGCGAGTCAGGCTGGCAGGTTGTAACTAATACTGGTAAAACTTGAGTTACTGGAAATCTTAATTTGCTGGCAGGTTGTAACTAATACTGGTAAAACTTGAGTAACTGGAAATCTTAATTTTCTTCAGTACTCTTGTATATCTAAGCAGCCTGTGAACTACTATCTTACagttattactatttttttttatactgtgATGTTTGCTCTCGTGCTAATTAACATTTTAggacagtattttttttaatttatatataatgattaatTGCTTTTTATTCCTATATTCATGTTTTTCAGCTGCCACGGATTGCTGTTGATAGTGCATCAGCGGTCATGGTTGATAGCATGGGTGGCGGGCGATTTGGTTCTTTTGGAGGTAACAGGGATCGTCGATACGGTGATATGGGTTTTGGATCTGGCCATTCTGGGGGTTACAGTAACCCTGGTTCTGGCCGCTCTAGCTTTGGAAATTCCGGTGAAAGGTTTGGTGGACAGAATTATAATCGTTTTGGCTCATCTGGTGGCTTTGGTTCTGGTCAATCAGGAAGTAGATCTGGTGGATCATCCAGCAGGTCTAGGTTTAGTCGCTCAGATGATTTTGGGGGATTTGGTGGTTCAGATCGTTCGGGTGGTTTTGGAGATTTTGGCTCAGGTCAGTCTAGTGGCTTCGGTGGTTCTCGTGGTAGTAAGCAGAACAATAGAAGacctttttaacttaaataaatataaatataaaaaaatgcaccATCCTTATTTCTTGGTGGCTTAGCTCTTGTAGAGTTTTCTTCTGTCATTTCCTCTAAAATTCGAGTCCTCTTGGCTAATCCTTGTATTACTAAGGATTTTAGAAGACAGCAGTTCTACGGCCACTGGAATTTTCTTTTCTGGGACTTTTGGCTCAGTCTCAGCTGTATTGTTCTTTTGgaaacatttataaaaaaaagagagagagagagaaaaaagggaGGGGGCTGTATTCAGCGGGTTTTCATCATCTGCCATGGCTCATTACTTCCATGATCTTGAATATGCTTGTACGTCACCATGGGCAGTTTTAAAGAGGCagctatatttatatttctgtTCCTTAAAGTAGTAGTAGTTAAGGTCAGATAAAATGTCTTAGAAAGCTGCATTGTAGGGTGCTTTgcagttttattttatactacaatttttttatgcaagAAAATTCTTATCTAATATGTAATTTTACTTTCAACAATTTGTTTTTCGCCCCTACACCCTGGGTTACTTAAGGGGtttgattaaataatttgaGAATCACGTTGATTATATCCTGCCTTTCTTGGTGTTCGTATTTGGCCTAAACACAGTTGCTAGATTTAGACATTTAGTTGATCAACAAGGAAGTAATgaaatgtttataaaaaaaaaaacagtaacagGGAGCAGAAGGAGCATTAACCCTGTACGTGAGAGAAAAATAGGAGGAAAGAATTgtagaaattttaaaagtttaatttttcttcagtttgaatttttaaaatttatttttctcattttctttcctttcatttAAACCAAGGGTAAATGTAATCGAGGAATTTCTTAATGCAGCACTAAAAAAAGTACGACCCCATCATTTTATGTTTTGGATAAGAAATTTTTGCattaatattcatatttttttatactctttTAGAATGATAAAATTACTTGACTACACTTTTTTAGAACGATAAAATTACTTGACGGGATGATTTAACCTAAAGCaactctcatttttatttagtgGAAGAACGTATGTTTCAgtttttgtgtaaaattttattgagTTCGCGATAAGTCAGAAAAAAAGGATTTAATCATGCTAAAAGATCATATTCATGACCTGATGGAATGATTTAATGTAAAGTAATGCAtcttaagaaattttaaaaaagtaaaagtaaatgTTTTATAATGCTAgcatatatttaaatacattttaagttgttaaatattattttctgaatAACTTGTGTTCTTATGAGGTTTAGAATTTTCTAAAAGCCCAAATATTTCAGGGTagcttttcttaaaatatagtttttgaaaataaagtttaaaaaccaaattttaaaattaatttgaagataAACTTTAAATTAATGAGTATGTTTTCTAATCCGTTTTCTTTCATACTCCATTTTTCGGTTATCTGTGATTTCTTTCACATAAATTTGATTATTGCCAGACAATACTTAACTGCCCAAACCACATTCTAATAATGATTTCAGGAAACATGCAACATTTtgaatttaagtaattttttaacaaataaaaagaaattagtttcAAACAAATCTTAGCTAAAGTATATAAAGGTTAAAATTGGTTATAAACAAcctcaatttataattttgatcttttttacCCGacatgacaaaataaaataaaattgaacacCATCTGGAGAAATGAGATCAGGTCCGGGTTTGGATATGCCATTCCCTTCTCCAATCTCGGATTCGTCCCACAtgtattttcataattattaataatatagttatatttatatataattctattatatattatatgtaattattaattatataattattaaaatatagaataattattttaatagttaaataaataatattataattataataaaattagaaattatatatttaactaagaatataatttaattcttaaatatatttacattatttattctttattaaattatacatgatgattgaattaaaatataattgataacttaatctatgatttatttaaaatatacgaataaacatattcttttacaaaaaaattcgAGGTAGGTTCTCCACGAGTTTTCCCAACCCTATAAAATTCAATGGTAATggaattaaatttcattttttcacGTCACCTTTGATGGGAATGAAGATAGACAAACCGGCCCCGGAGTACGTTATCGTCCCTGATTTTTACATATTGTTAACTGATCTTGACGATTACTAAACCATCCCACATAGTCTTCATTTTTTCACTTCTCTATTGTGTTTATGCCACTACAAATGATTTGCACAAGCATAGGTATGACCCTTAAGGTAGTGAAGAGGAACTAAgccataaactaaaataaacatatattttgGATGGTACATAAACTACATGGCATAGCATAGGTAATAGGTATTCACACTTTCGTCATTGAGTAATATACACTTTTAATAGTCAAGAATTGCAAGTTGTcgcttttctttttgctttctatttttattttttcctctcaTATTCCACTTCATCAATTGTCAGCCTTTGTGACattctttcattaaaaaattccaAGCTAGCCATGCCGCACCAACAGCAGGCTCCACCTGTTGTACAATAAACCAAAGatgttaaaaattgaatattcatATTTAAAGAGCATTTGAAAATTGATTCTTGATGTCTGGAGCCATAATTTGATTCccagtttaaatttttttagtggaTGTTCTACAGAAAGTATTGTTACATTCCAAACATTATCtcttataatttcaaattgtcAAATACTTACCTAATAGAATTtacagaagaaaacaaaaagtaattatattACAATTCACTTATTCCCAAGCATGATTCCCAAGATTCCTCCATAATcagtttctttttttgttacttCTGTAGTTTTTTCCCTTGGTCACTTAGTGATGAGGGAACAATAATCGTTGACCTTCTCTTTTGTAACCAGTAACCAGAATGCATTAAATTTCATCTAAATAACAAGAAAATGGGATTTGAACTTTTATGCAATTGTCTTAAAAAATGGTTACCAACATCGAAGGAAGAGAAGtgcatcataaaaaaaaaggctgTACTAGAAATATAAAAGGCTACCtacaaaattaaatgagaaaaaaaatgctaaccTTAGGTCTAATGGGAATTACCCCAGAAAAGTATTTGGAAATGCAATTCATTACTTCTTTTCCTATATCCCACCTCCTCCTATTTGCTTCGAGAACACCGCCAACCATAACAAGGGGAAAGGCACTCTTTCCATCTGCCAAAATTACAGACTTGCCAGTCAATGCACGATATTCATAACagatggagaaaaaaaatcaagaacccATGTTAATGATTCAAGGGTTTATGCCAAagaatcttttatattttataagaattctCTAGAGGCCAACTCAACTAGttcatattttttatcacattattgATACAAGATAGCCTTAAATGTGCAAGCAgcaaatcaataaaattgacAATAATCAAATTCAACTTTACGAATGTCACTTCAGCTTTCCAGCAATTCAACTTAAAACCAAATTGTTATCTCAGACCAGTTACATCACAAGTTATATAACTATTTTCCGCATATTACATAATACATGAAATTCTACGCTACACAACAAGACTtactacatatatttttaaggtttaatGTCACTTTTGGTCCATTATGTTTCAGAGTTGTTTCACTCTGgtacattaagtttttttaaaagtttcactCTGGTCCTTTTAAGTTTCTAAAATGTCTCATTTTGGTCCTTTCTTCAGATTTCTGTCATAATTCATAAACGTTACCATTCtattaactataaaattttgaaataattgatttaaaaaaataaaaacgttaccattctttttttcattttaaaaaaataaaaactaaaccccCCTCAAGTGTGTTGCtcccttctttctctctccctcattctcaccatGGAGGCGCAACCGTGAACACCCTCGACCGTGCCGCCGCACCTCAGCTACTCCGACTCCGTGGAATCCTCGTCGCGCTCCCACAACACCAACTCCTAGGACGAGCCCTTCATGCCAGCGTCAACCAAGCTCTGCCTCATGTGCAGTTACGGCTCCCACATCAATGCAACTAGGATCCAACATTAAGGCTAAAATAAAAGGTTGTGTTTCCAGCATTGTTTGCAAACTGTTGCCATATTAAATCAATGTAGAAAAAATATAGAGAAAGTGAGCATGACATGGGGGGACAAAACGCGATCCAAGGAACGTTGAGGTTCTTTGCCATGAGGAGAGAAGAGGTTACAAAAGCAACAGCAATGACGCATGTGACTTTCACCTTGGTCTCTTCTTCCGCCATTTGTATACCCTTGTGCAAGTTCCCAGAACCCATTTTGAGGGAAAAACTGAGCTTTTCAATTGGGTGGTTGGCTAGAGGGTGACCCTCTGGGATTCCATCGCTGATGCAATAGGGCTTGATGTTGGTGGGGATATGGGGTTTTAGGAAACGGACTGCGTTGGATTTCTCTGTGCCAATGAATGAGAATGAACAGTTTGGAGCGGCTTGAGATAGTTTGAGGACAAGGTTTAAGAGAGGCACAACGTGGGTGCCAAAGGGGAAAGGAAAGACTGCTACATGTTTGTTTCCATTGAGTTTGACATAATTGGCAAGATGAAGCAGAGAGTGGAGAGGGATCACTGAAGGCAAATTCACATGGGggtttagttttataatttttttaagatagtgGCGGTTTTTATCCCCCACTatattaaatcaattatttcaaaattttcaagttaACAGAATGGTAACATTTATGGTGGAAATCGGAGGGACTAAAATGAGACATTTTAGAAACTTAAAGGACCGGagtaaaacttttaaaacataatgTACCAGAGTGAAACAACCGCGAAACATAATGAACCAAAAGTGAAATTAAGCTTATTTTTAATGGATATCTACGTATTAtgagaataaataatttatgcactaaaaaagatatttattaaaataacacCTAACCTTGACCACACAATCCAAGT
This region includes:
- the LOC114401441 gene encoding DEAD-box ATP-dependent RNA helicase 53, mitochondrial-like, translated to MLTAVLRRTSSTLSRRGFPAALISASTATATATAGNHFRLLSAAVNSRTFHSNPGPLNFRASSCHRAEYAVDDFPYEEGSKGNADEGLEIAKLGISQDIVSALAKKGITKLFPIQRAVLEPAMQGRDMIGRARTGTGKTLAFGIPIMDKVIQFNAKHGRGRDPLALVLAPTRELARQVESEFCESAPNLDTICVYGGTPISQQMRQLDYGVDIAVGTPGRIIDLLNRGALNLKDVQFVVLDEADQMLQVGFQEDVEKILERLPPKRQTLMFSATMPSWIKQISRNYLNNPLTIDLVGDSDQKLADGISLYSIATDLYVKAGILAPLITEHAKGGKCIVFTQTKRDADRLSYAMARSVKCEALHGDISQAQREKTLAGFRNGHFNVLVATDVASRGLDIPNVDLVIHYDLPNNSEIFVHRSGRTGRAGKKGTAILVYTEDQSRAVKLIERDVGSRFSELPRIAVDSASAVMVDSMGGGRFGSFGGNRDRRYGDMGFGSGHSGGYSNPGSGRSSFGNSGERFGGQNYNRFGSSGGFGSGQSGSRSGGSSSRSRFSRSDDFGGFGGSDRSGGFGDFGSGQSSGFGGSRGSKQNNRRPF